A single window of uncultured Pseudodesulfovibrio sp. DNA harbors:
- a CDS encoding 4Fe-4S dicluster domain-containing protein, with translation MSKIKETATGESKGFSRRGFLKTAGKAAGGLAAGIFCLKESGTLAFAARPEGCDVPPARYELRFNPDICAGCAYCEVACAQFHAGHADPLASRNTFTLKPVLDFIGVSALSANAPGWPQDLARATFAEFSDNELCQQCASPECMDACPENAIYVDPKTGARVVKEELCVGCGDCEEACQFDMIKVNPHTDKATKCDLCGGDPQCVAWCPTHAITFHKI, from the coding sequence ATGAGTAAAATCAAGGAAACGGCCACAGGGGAAAGCAAGGGCTTTTCGCGTCGCGGCTTTCTAAAGACTGCAGGTAAGGCTGCCGGTGGCCTGGCTGCGGGAATTTTCTGTCTCAAGGAATCAGGTACGTTGGCTTTTGCCGCTCGCCCCGAAGGGTGTGATGTCCCTCCAGCTCGATATGAACTGCGCTTTAATCCCGATATTTGTGCGGGCTGTGCCTATTGCGAAGTCGCCTGTGCCCAGTTCCATGCCGGTCATGCTGATCCTTTGGCAAGCCGCAATACTTTTACTCTCAAGCCGGTGCTTGATTTTATCGGTGTGAGTGCATTGTCCGCCAATGCTCCGGGCTGGCCTCAGGATTTGGCTCGTGCCACCTTTGCTGAATTTTCCGACAATGAACTGTGTCAGCAGTGTGCGTCCCCCGAATGTATGGATGCCTGCCCCGAAAATGCCATTTATGTGGACCCGAAAACCGGGGCTCGTGTGGTCAAGGAAGAATTGTGCGTCGGTTGTGGTGACTGTGAAGAGGCCTGTCAGTTCGATATGATCAAGGTCAATCCCCATACGGACAAGGCTACCAAATGTGATCTGTGTGGCGGCGACCCGCAGTGTGTTGCCTGGT